A stretch of DNA from Vanacampus margaritifer isolate UIUO_Vmar chromosome 1, RoL_Vmar_1.0, whole genome shotgun sequence:
cgcatatcgaatcgattcgagaattgcgcgctgtaatatcgcgatatattgccgaatccattttttctaacacccctaatctcttctaaagtcaaactgtctcaatacaaaaaaaaatgtcacagacaGTGTTGTGATATGAACAAAACCTAAGTAATGTGTAACGTGAAGATCAGTGtgactttgtttttcaaacattcTTAAGTGTCactcaagtgcaaaaaaaaaagttcaccatCGCATGTACGGTGATACCAAAGTATTATTGCTCTGAATGAGAATCCGCTTACGTCGCTCTATGTGTCTAACGTCCACGTTTTGAGCTGTGGAAATTTTTTAAAAGACCTTCCAATAAGGAGAATATGATTTGATCGTTTCCATGGTAACCTTGGATCGGCTGCTTTAGTAATGTTGGCTGACTATCCCTCATGTTATATCAATAAaatgatcttcttttttttttgtacatatacaTTGATTGGCTTCTTTAGCTTGTGGCCATGATGCTTTCGGTTAACACAAAACACACCAGGGTTTACCCAGAAACAGAAATCTCGTTCCTAATGTAATGCAGGAATCTGTTTTCCATGCGTCAGTGAGCCAGCATGTGCAAAATCGGGAGCCTGAAACAAAAACTTCCAAATTGAATTCAGCTTCTTCAGTCTGACTGTGACATGTTAAAGGGCCTTTTTCTGTGgatataaaaacatgacaatCTCCCTCTTAGTGTCATTTATTGTGAGTCAACCACTCGTACGAGCATCTCACCAACACAgcaaaattcattcaaaatagAAACGACTCAAGTCCATTTCCACCCACCTTTGCCATATTCATAGCCCATCTTGAGCATGAGCTTGGATCCGATGCCTCTTGTGTGAACCTCCCAACCGCCAAAAACGGAAGTACTGCTTGCAGTCGATTCGCCAATAGACTCCAAAACTGCAAGGAAAGAACACAAAACATGGAGTTAGAATGGCTAACAAAAGTAGTTTTATGATAATATAAATTCAAACGAGCCATTGTTCGCCGGAATATGGCAGCAGGCAGAAATTCATAAGAAattgtttctttgtttattttggtaggGACCAAATTACATTAATCAAGGGGGGGGAAATATgggtttttaatgttatttttcttttcttttgtaaggGACAATGATGATATCGATGGATTTTCTTGTCCAGTATTTGAGTATGTTGAGTGTTTGTTTGTAGCGTGACACCGGGGCTTTCATTCTCGTCTTATTATCATGTGACCACCATGATCTATAATATCTAGAATTATTGCATTCATGTATGTTTTTGCTCTATCCATCGTATGCGAGTTTCTGATAGCTCTGAAGTTgactatactgtattttaagcTACAATTTAtttgcttaatatttttttttattttacgcaTGATCACATACAATGCCTAGAAATGGtattttaacagtttttattattttcatgtttatagTCAATTGCAATTTTTAATTGACAGGACAGCTGAAGAGTAGATGAGGGAATGACCTGCTGGAAAGGACCGCACAGCCCGGGAATCGAACCAGGGTCGCCTGCTCCGAGGACGAGCCTCTACACATGGTGCGGGTGCTCAACGCAGTGAGCTAACCATCACCCCCTGGTCACTTGCAGTttcttttatttgcaaaaaaaacataccaataCTGAAAGCTACTGAATCTACTTGACAGTCATCCAAAATGTCGAGTAGATACACCTGTTTTCTATTTCAccgcccccaaaaaagtctTGCGTCACATCTGATTGAAAAATACCTGTGGCGTAAGCCGCGTCATCTTCAGCATCGCCCGGGTCCGAGTCAGAGGAGAGGGGGTCGTCTTCTCTGAGTGGGGTGATGATGCAGTCGGCTTCAACAACAGCATCTTTTAGCAGCAGGGAGTCAAACTTGACAGTGTAGAAGCCATTATCGATATCTAAAtgagagaagaaaaaacatctttggAAGACAGGCAGATTCTGTTCAAATGTAGAAACAAGAAGCTGACCTGCACAAATCACAGCAAGTTTGATCCACAAATCAACCAATAAATGTCCGGTTTTAATTAGGATTGCTATTTAAACGGTGAACTTCATCGTGCTgatcacattttgacatcatgtgACCAAAATGGCACCTAACAATTGCTCAGCAGTAAATCAATATTGTAAGCCTTCAAACTGGATGTTCTCAGATAGCGTCACAGAGTTAAATCCTATGTCTGGAAGAGTTACATCAGAAATGTTCATGAATCCAACACCCATTGCAAATGTTACCAGTCAGCTCCTTGTTGAGGAACAGCAAATTTTGCGAAAGATCCTGAAATATTGAACAGTTGGACATGCGCGTAAAACGTTTACAGGTCAACTCAAGTTCGAGTGAATTTTAGGTTCACCTGGAAATTTCCCACATAAGTCCAATATCTCACGaacttttttgtaattaatacaTACGTACAAAAAAAGCCACTATGAATAAAGATATACTGCACATAAGACCCCTGTCAATCAAAACCGAatactataatttttttcccgatgTCATCGGGTTGTGCAACTGTAAGTTTTAACTTGCGAACTCTCAAATGAGGCCAGCACCTGTGATTCTGGCCGGGTACCAGATGCCATCCTCATGCCGAGTCAAGCAGGACGAGCCTTCCTCAAGGTTACTGAGGTCACAGTCCAGGAAGTCTCTGAGCTCCGACACGTATACCACTTCACCGTGGGAAAACCTTTGCGTAATGTGAACAGACAAACAAGGAAGGGATTCTATTGctgtgaaataaaacaaacaaaatggctaaTTCACAGTCATGTCTCTCtactgaaaattaaaataaaaacaacatagtGAAATATTAGTTGCAGCTCCTCATATTTGGCAAGTTAAACTTAGGCCAAACTGAGGCGATGCATCTAgaaaagtattttgttttagatacagtatatcattattatttggtgtagaaaatgctatataagctcagtgcatttaccatttaaatagtaaaaaaaaatactataatttTCTGAGGTAATAATGAATTATGTGTGTTTATAGTCACCTAACTGATTTATAAGCGTTATAATTATAATGATGTTGCAGTATATTACTGAGCCAATTGGAATTCAattttaatcatcatcatcgtcactgTTGGGAGTACAGCTGATTTGATCATGATGACAATATGGCtttgcttccacctgctggacaatattttgaaacacaaaattgaaaaattgtaaaaaaaaaaataaataaatatatatatatatatatatatatatatatatatatatatatatataatggcataaaaaacaggggggggtggggggatcaTACATCCACACATTTTCAGTGCTTCCTCAGCACACTGATAAATTAGCtaacaaatgcaaaaatacacAGTGATGAAGGTTgaggttataaaaaaaaaaaagcgtcacCTGCAGTTATCCTCGAAGCGACATTTATCCTCAAGATAGAATGGACATGGTTTCATGGACTTTTGTGTGGGATAAATGTACAAAACTCTAACTTGTGCCTCCTCTCCATCTGGTTCCTCTGCCCCGACCACCATGGCATTGTGGTACTCCAGGGTGCCCCACGACGTCCTGTAAGGCGCTCTTACTTTGGTGCCACTCAAAGtgtcttcctcctccccctcttcttcttcacaTTCATCTTCTACACAACTGTCAGTCTCCTGGTCCCGCTCCTTGGAATCACAGCCAGTCCCCGAACCCTCCCCGAGCTCAGTGTAGAAAGCAGCAAACTCGGAATTCAAATCGCTTTTTGTGTCAGTCGCAGGCGTTTGCGTGTTGGCCTGCACTCCGCTGGTGTCCTCTAGGGAAGCTAGAAGCAGACTCTTTCTGAAAGACAGCAGGCTGGCCTTGGTGAGTTCTATCAGCTGACACAGGTCCTCTTTCAGTTTGAGCAGGTCACACTGCTGGGAGGGATCCAGGCCAGCAGCCAGAGTGGCATCCACTTGCTGCAGCTGGGCTTCATACGTAGAGATGGCGCCCTCCAGAGTTTCCTCATCCATAATGTCACTCCACGATGGGCAGAATAGGAATGACCGGCATACAGACGCCGGGGAAACTGTGCAAGGGAAATGCAGAATTTAAAGGGAAATGCAGTTAAAACTACTGAATCACTTTTGATTAATAACCACAAAACCGTAACATCAGCGAGTTCCTTCCATTTTATAAACCACTCgtttctctttatttttatacaagaatttgaaataacatatttattttttaacttaactttttaaaacatttgtggtGGTCTGAATTAAGGGATTAAGGCCAGCCAGTACAGTACTCCACACACTGCCGAATGTCGCAATTCAAAACTTAATACGGTCACAATTCAAGAAAAACTGATTGCCgccattaaaactgttggcgAAAGTCTTTGCGACCGTTTGTGACCTTGAAGAAAAATCAACATCCACTATACCCtcgcaaaaacaacaaaccttCGCCTCTCCGGGGATGAAGCgctataaaaaatggatggatgataacaataacaatagtaacacatacatacacattatacacatacatgcatacaaagATACATACTAGggataaaacaaaaacttttgaaTTTGAACCAGAAAATCGGTATTGATTTATGATATTAGGTTTAAGTGTGCCGAATTGCACCGTTTCACTTA
This window harbors:
- the zgpat gene encoding zinc finger CCCH-type with G patch domain-containing protein; its protein translation is MDEETLEGAISTYEAQLQQVDATLAAGLDPSQQCDLLKLKEDLCQLIELTKASLLSFRKSLLLASLEDTSGVQANTQTPATDTKSDLNSEFAAFYTELGEGSGTGCDSKERDQETDSCVEDECEEEEGEEEDTLSGTKVRAPYRTSWGTLEYHNAMVVGAEEPDGEEAQVRVLYIYPTQKSMKPCPFYLEDKCRFEDNCRFSHGEVVYVSELRDFLDCDLSNLEEGSSCLTRHEDGIWYPARITDIDNGFYTVKFDSLLLKDAVVEADCIITPLREDDPLSSDSDPGDAEDDAAYATVLESIGESTASSTSVFGGWEVHTRGIGSKLMLKMGYEYGKGLGKTQEGRVEPVMAVLVPKGKSLDQCAELTLRRAHSKPNGGVKTGRPKRRRKPRVANGERRTVFDFLNHKLGATERDAAEEGAATAAGSSALSGVEAYKGGTSTKRSLNVKLFQATEKVSQTEREIQNLTQALSRQTGRDASRVKQLEQKLSAARRLLAQHKAQELSIQREQNKANTHKKMTEF